In the genome of Bradyrhizobium arachidis, one region contains:
- a CDS encoding LysR family transcriptional regulator → MQQLLHRGAAMMQHREEALDASWDDLKLFLACAKYKSFRNAAEELGLTSTTLMRRIDRLEESIGCKLFLRDQSGLTLSDEGTAMIADVAHMERHAFNVFRRASRSSNDTAGTVRVAVTEGPGNFWILPRLIDFQKTYHKITVDLRCAMEQADVARLESDIAIQLEPPTNPDLIVTKLGRLHIYPFVSREYETLYGVPATLADLKNHRIVKQTAPQIDDSAYARILGLTSLEGIVGIKTNSSVGALYAVERGAGIGFLPTVSIALGAPLVAVDLGVSHHADLWLTYHREFRSSERHKIVVDWLKRIFDPRTYPCFRDEFIHPNALVPMMTAVREGFGLSGYVAATPT, encoded by the coding sequence ATGCAGCAGTTATTGCACCGGGGTGCTGCGATGATGCAGCACCGTGAAGAAGCCCTGGATGCATCCTGGGACGATTTGAAACTGTTTTTAGCGTGCGCAAAATATAAAAGTTTTCGCAACGCGGCCGAGGAGCTCGGGCTCACCTCGACCACCTTGATGCGCAGGATCGACCGGCTCGAAGAGAGCATCGGCTGCAAGCTGTTCCTGCGCGACCAGAGCGGGCTGACGCTCAGCGACGAAGGCACCGCGATGATCGCCGACGTTGCGCACATGGAGCGCCACGCCTTCAACGTCTTCCGCCGCGCCTCGCGCTCGTCGAACGACACTGCGGGCACCGTGCGCGTCGCGGTGACGGAAGGCCCCGGCAATTTCTGGATCCTGCCGCGGCTGATCGACTTCCAGAAGACCTATCACAAGATCACCGTCGACCTGCGCTGCGCGATGGAGCAGGCCGACGTCGCGCGGCTCGAATCCGATATCGCGATCCAGCTCGAGCCGCCGACCAATCCCGATCTGATCGTCACCAAGCTCGGCCGCCTCCACATCTATCCCTTCGTCTCCAGGGAATACGAGACCCTCTACGGCGTGCCGGCAACGCTCGCCGATTTGAAGAACCATCGCATCGTCAAACAGACCGCCCCGCAAATCGACGATAGCGCCTATGCCCGCATTCTCGGGCTGACGTCGCTCGAAGGTATCGTCGGGATCAAGACCAATTCATCCGTCGGGGCGCTCTATGCGGTCGAACGCGGCGCCGGCATCGGCTTCCTGCCGACCGTGTCGATCGCGCTCGGCGCGCCGCTCGTCGCCGTCGATCTCGGCGTCAGCCACCACGCCGATCTCTGGCTCACTTATCACAGGGAGTTCCGCAGTTCCGAACGCCACAAGATCGTGGTCGACTGGCTGAAGAGGATCTTCGATCCCAGGACCTATCCCTGCTTCCGCGACGAGTTCATCCACCCGAACGCGCTGGTGCCGATGATGACGGCCGTG
- a CDS encoding GNAT family N-acetyltransferase: MHGTRIPLAKPDSRAITIRLARDPNDLMLVTAIRSAVYLAEQDCPFEEEFDGNDMVAAHFIGYVGNEPAGCLRVRFFGDFAKVERLAVRHQYRRSRVSFKLVQASVDYVKRKGFRKIYGQAQDRLVDFWAHFGAKPLGHNRKITFSDFSYTEMLLEIEPGPDAITLESDPYVIIRPEGDWDRPGVLDASAGRAVTSPLRDLALADR; this comes from the coding sequence ATGCACGGTACTAGGATTCCTCTCGCCAAGCCCGACTCCCGCGCCATCACCATCCGCCTCGCGCGCGACCCGAACGATCTCATGCTGGTCACGGCGATCCGCTCCGCGGTCTATCTCGCCGAGCAGGATTGTCCGTTCGAGGAGGAGTTCGACGGCAACGACATGGTTGCCGCGCATTTCATCGGCTATGTCGGCAACGAGCCCGCGGGATGCCTGCGGGTTCGCTTCTTCGGCGATTTCGCTAAGGTGGAGCGGCTCGCGGTGCGGCACCAATATCGACGCTCGCGGGTCTCGTTCAAGCTGGTGCAGGCCAGCGTCGACTATGTGAAGCGCAAGGGGTTCCGCAAGATCTACGGCCAGGCGCAGGACCGGCTGGTCGATTTCTGGGCCCATTTCGGCGCCAAGCCGCTCGGCCACAATCGCAAGATCACCTTCTCCGATTTCTCCTACACGGAGATGCTGCTGGAGATCGAGCCGGGACCGGATGCCATCACGCTGGAGAGCGATCCCTATGTGATCATCCGCCCCGAGGGCGATTGGGATCGCCCGGGCGTGCTCGACGCATCCGCGGGGCGGGCGGTGACTTCGCCGCTGCGGGACCTCGCACTCGCTGATCGATGA
- a CDS encoding isochorismatase family protein yields MPVFLDDDPPILICADLQVEYLTPGRRHLIRDGDAATARCLELLALWRNNLQPVMHLKRIAQAAWFNPSSRLTDWIEEAKPRPGEMTFEHPLPSAYSSSRFVDYMSNIRNVRCILIGFSLDETILATAIDGFHRSHRYQVIGDAVACRQAGTGDADAYKQAVVNVVGNFATIHFSAELIRTSGAVAV; encoded by the coding sequence ATGCCGGTCTTTCTTGACGATGATCCGCCGATCCTGATCTGCGCGGATCTCCAGGTCGAATATCTGACCCCCGGGCGACGCCATCTCATCCGCGATGGCGATGCCGCCACGGCGCGCTGCCTGGAGCTGCTGGCGCTGTGGCGCAACAATCTCCAGCCGGTGATGCATCTGAAGCGGATCGCGCAGGCGGCCTGGTTCAATCCGTCATCCAGGCTGACCGATTGGATCGAGGAAGCGAAGCCACGGCCGGGCGAGATGACGTTCGAGCACCCGCTACCCTCGGCCTACAGCTCCTCGCGATTTGTGGACTACATGTCCAATATCCGCAATGTGCGCTGCATCCTGATCGGCTTTTCGCTCGACGAAACCATCCTGGCCACCGCCATCGACGGGTTTCACCGTAGCCACCGCTATCAGGTGATCGGCGATGCCGTAGCCTGTCGGCAGGCGGGCACGGGCGATGCGGACGCCTACAAGCAGGCGGTAGTGAATGTCGTTGGAAATTTTGCTACAATTCATTTCAGCGCCGAACTGATCAGAACCAGCGGCGCCGTTGCGGTGTAG
- a CDS encoding FAD-dependent monooxygenase, giving the protein MGLAIGLGLRGIKTIVIERHEQPQPIPKGQNLTQRTMEHFHFWGAESALREARTIPPDYGIGGMTSYGTLLSGYNYNWLQRELVRPFYFTDNERLPQYATEAVLRQRAAQLSSIDLRYGWTCRDVRPDADGVSLDIEHRDGTKQSLRADYVVGCDGSRSIVRERAGITQTRSDHDRLMVLLVFRSVELHRLLAAFPGKSFYSVLHPELEGYWKFFGRVDLGSTWFFHAPVPADTTADNFDFRRLLHDAAGAEFDVEFEHIGFWDLRFTLADSYRADRVFIAGDAAHSHPPYGGYGINTGFEDAVNLAWKLAAKRQGWAPASLLDSYDAERRPVFASTARDFIETPIFRDRDFLRRYDPARDRSDFEAAWHERHSGARAEVNAFEPNYEGSSIVFGPAGAICSAIGSHAYPARAGHHLTPQPLSSGKNVFEELGSGFTLIDLADGAAATAFEQSAGRLHIPLKVIKDTASGGREQYAARQILVRPDQFVAYAGDGNGTDASYILQRAVGGA; this is encoded by the coding sequence ATGGGCCTGGCGATCGGCCTCGGCCTGCGCGGAATCAAAACCATCGTGATCGAGCGCCACGAACAGCCGCAACCGATCCCAAAGGGTCAGAACCTCACCCAGCGAACGATGGAGCATTTCCATTTCTGGGGCGCCGAAAGCGCCCTGCGCGAAGCTCGCACCATTCCTCCCGATTACGGCATCGGCGGAATGACCAGCTATGGCACGCTGCTCAGCGGCTACAATTACAATTGGCTGCAGCGCGAACTCGTCCGCCCGTTCTATTTCACCGACAACGAACGCCTGCCGCAATATGCAACCGAAGCCGTGTTGCGGCAACGCGCGGCACAGCTCTCCTCCATCGACCTGCGATACGGCTGGACCTGCCGGGACGTCCGGCCCGACGCCGACGGCGTAAGTCTCGACATCGAGCATCGCGACGGCACGAAACAGAGCCTGCGCGCCGACTACGTCGTCGGCTGCGATGGCAGCCGATCGATCGTGCGCGAACGCGCAGGCATTACGCAGACCCGCTCCGACCACGATCGGCTGATGGTGCTACTGGTGTTCCGCTCCGTCGAATTGCATCGGCTGCTTGCGGCCTTTCCGGGCAAGTCGTTTTACAGCGTGCTGCATCCGGAGCTCGAGGGCTATTGGAAGTTCTTCGGCCGGGTCGATCTCGGCAGCACCTGGTTCTTTCACGCCCCAGTTCCCGCAGATACCACGGCCGACAATTTCGATTTCCGCCGCCTCTTGCACGATGCCGCGGGCGCTGAATTCGACGTCGAATTCGAGCACATCGGATTCTGGGATCTACGCTTCACGCTCGCCGACAGCTATCGTGCGGACCGCGTCTTCATCGCGGGAGATGCAGCGCACAGCCATCCGCCCTATGGCGGCTACGGGATCAATACCGGCTTCGAAGACGCCGTGAATCTGGCGTGGAAGCTCGCCGCCAAGCGGCAAGGCTGGGCGCCCGCCAGTCTGCTCGACAGCTATGATGCGGAGCGGCGGCCTGTGTTTGCGTCCACCGCGCGTGACTTCATCGAGACGCCGATCTTCCGCGACCGTGATTTTCTTCGCCGGTATGATCCGGCGCGAGATCGCAGCGATTTCGAGGCCGCCTGGCACGAGCGCCACTCCGGCGCGCGCGCCGAGGTCAACGCCTTCGAGCCGAACTACGAGGGGTCATCGATCGTCTTCGGCCCGGCTGGAGCGATCTGCAGCGCGATCGGCTCGCATGCCTATCCTGCGCGCGCAGGTCACCATCTCACCCCGCAGCCCCTGTCGTCAGGCAAGAACGTGTTCGAGGAACTGGGTAGCGGGTTCACCCTGATTGACCTCGCGGACGGCGCAGCTGCGACAGCATTCGAGCAATCCGCAGGACGACTTCATATTCCGCTGAAGGTGATCAAGGACACCGCCTCTGGCGGACGGGAGCAATACGCGGCGCGGCAAATCCTGGTCCGCCCCGATCAGTTCGTCGCCTATGCGGGCGACGGCAACGGCACCGACGCATCTTACATCCTGCAACGCGCTGTCGGCGGCGCGTAA
- a CDS encoding IclR family transcriptional regulator has protein sequence MLDLFTEARPQWSPDELMKELGYTRPTLYRYLKSLKESGFVMPMRGGRFALGPRVVEMDYLSRRSDPLIAAATPHLERLSAMHPCTALVVRWYGEKMLCVASIASAVNPASSYPRGRPMAMGRGAIARSIMAFLPRQRVMPLVTRYAADLRSVGAGSTPDEILATLKRVRRAGVAVAFGEVTPGAIGIAAPILDASYPVASLCITIAGQDTKGELIDRISAEVREAARQISLMTDTSQE, from the coding sequence GTGCTCGATCTCTTCACGGAGGCACGGCCGCAATGGTCGCCGGACGAACTCATGAAGGAGCTCGGCTACACCAGGCCGACATTGTACCGCTATCTGAAGAGCCTGAAGGAGAGCGGGTTCGTCATGCCGATGCGCGGCGGGCGGTTCGCACTCGGCCCGCGCGTGGTCGAGATGGATTATCTCAGCCGCCGTTCCGATCCGCTGATCGCGGCCGCCACGCCGCATCTGGAACGCCTGTCGGCCATGCATCCCTGCACCGCCCTGGTCGTGCGGTGGTACGGCGAAAAGATGCTGTGCGTAGCCTCGATCGCATCCGCGGTGAATCCCGCGAGCAGTTATCCGCGCGGCCGGCCGATGGCGATGGGACGCGGCGCGATCGCACGCTCGATCATGGCCTTTCTGCCCAGGCAACGCGTGATGCCGCTCGTGACGCGCTACGCGGCCGATCTGCGCAGCGTCGGTGCCGGCAGCACGCCGGACGAAATTCTGGCAACCCTGAAGCGTGTGCGCCGCGCCGGCGTCGCTGTCGCCTTCGGCGAAGTGACGCCGGGCGCGATTGGGATAGCGGCCCCGATCCTCGATGCAAGTTACCCGGTCGCCAGCCTCTGCATCACGATCGCGGGCCAGGATACCAAAGGCGAGTTGATCGATCGCATCAGCGCCGAGGTCCGGGAAGCCGCCCGGCAGATATCCTTGATGACCGACACCAGCCAAGAATAA
- a CDS encoding MFS transporter → MAVTAADEVGPGTIDAIDVPAFVDAQPVGAFQIRVLLVCAAVLFIDGFDTQAIGYVAPAVAQEWKLARGSLGPVFSAGLLGLMIGALVFGPMADRIGRRRIILSSTLVFGIGTLLTVFATDTTWLIALRVLTGLGLGGAMPNAVALTSEFSPHRRRATLVMIMFAGFSIGAALGGLLAAAVIPAFGWRSVFLVGGLGPLLLLPFLFKALPESIRFLAMIGGRDREVADLLQKVVPGASFQASARFVVQEPRLTGLPVAHLFAEGRGSVTLLLWIVFFMSLLDLYLLSNWLPTVLNDLGVSVSAAAAIGAMLQVGGVVGTFTLGHFIDRFSFRALALTYLVAAVAVAAVGMASHSIVLVTIAIFASGFCIVGGQIASNALTATFYPTAIRSTGVGWALGIGRIGSILGPLIGGLMLARDMGPQPLFGAAAVPALIAAAAAFVLARRG, encoded by the coding sequence ATGGCTGTGACAGCTGCAGATGAGGTCGGGCCAGGCACGATCGACGCGATCGACGTTCCCGCCTTTGTCGATGCTCAGCCGGTTGGAGCCTTTCAGATCCGGGTTCTGCTGGTCTGCGCCGCCGTGCTGTTCATCGACGGTTTCGACACCCAGGCCATCGGCTACGTCGCCCCGGCGGTCGCGCAGGAATGGAAGCTGGCACGCGGGAGCCTTGGACCTGTGTTCAGCGCGGGGCTTTTGGGCCTCATGATCGGTGCCCTCGTCTTCGGGCCAATGGCCGACAGGATCGGCCGCCGGCGCATCATCCTTTCGAGTACGCTGGTGTTCGGCATCGGGACGTTGCTCACGGTGTTTGCAACGGACACGACCTGGCTGATCGCGTTGCGCGTCCTGACCGGTCTCGGGCTTGGCGGTGCGATGCCCAACGCCGTTGCCCTGACCTCCGAATTCAGCCCGCATCGCCGCCGCGCCACGCTCGTGATGATCATGTTCGCAGGTTTTTCGATTGGTGCGGCGCTGGGCGGGTTGCTGGCGGCCGCGGTGATTCCGGCCTTCGGCTGGCGTTCGGTGTTTCTCGTCGGCGGCCTCGGGCCGCTGCTGCTGCTTCCTTTCCTGTTCAAGGCGTTGCCGGAGTCGATCCGCTTCCTGGCGATGATCGGCGGCCGCGACCGGGAGGTGGCTGACCTGCTCCAGAAGGTGGTCCCGGGCGCCTCGTTCCAGGCGAGTGCCAGGTTCGTTGTGCAGGAGCCCAGGCTCACGGGACTGCCTGTTGCGCATCTGTTTGCAGAAGGACGCGGATCAGTGACGCTTCTGCTCTGGATCGTCTTCTTCATGAGCCTGCTCGACCTTTACCTCCTGTCGAACTGGCTCCCCACGGTGCTGAACGACCTCGGAGTCTCGGTTTCGGCGGCGGCCGCGATCGGCGCGATGCTGCAGGTCGGCGGCGTTGTCGGCACTTTCACGCTCGGCCATTTCATTGATCGCTTCTCGTTTCGCGCGTTGGCGCTGACCTATTTGGTCGCCGCGGTCGCAGTCGCGGCCGTCGGCATGGCAAGTCATTCGATCGTACTGGTCACGATTGCCATCTTCGCGTCGGGCTTCTGCATCGTCGGGGGACAGATCGCCTCGAACGCGCTGACGGCGACCTTCTATCCGACGGCGATCAGATCGACCGGCGTGGGATGGGCGCTCGGCATCGGCCGCATTGGTTCAATCCTGGGGCCTCTGATCGGCGGCCTGATGCTGGCCCGCGACATGGGACCGCAGCCGCTGTTCGGCGCCGCAGCCGTCCCGGCGCTGATCGCGGCAGCTGCGGCTTTCGTCCTGGCGCGGCGGGGCTAG
- a CDS encoding aspartate aminotransferase family protein, with protein MSMLPNSQEARDVAYQLHPYTNARTHQQAGPLVIERGEGPYVFDAAGKRYFEAMAGLWSVGLGFNEKRLVEAAHKQMQALPFYHTFSAKSHGPSIDLAEKLVALAPVPMSKVFFTNSGSEANDTVLKLIAYRSNALGQPQRKKIISRMRAYHGVTIASASLTGLPNNHRSFDLPLPNILHTGSPHFYKDGAPGESEEAFATRRAEELDALIQKEGPDTIAAFFGEPVMGAGGVIVPPATYWDKIQAVLKKYDILLVADEVICGFGRTGKMFGCETYGIKPDAIVVSKQITSSYFPLSAIIMNDRMFEPIADESNKIGVLGHGFTAGGHPVGSAIALENLKIIEERGLVAHAAELGGYMQGRLRELVSHPLVGEVRGVGMIAALELVLDKGRKTAAATPGAVGGIASRMLQERGVISRNMLDAIAICPPLITTKGQIDELVGAISGVLDDMKGEVAKLTPA; from the coding sequence ATGTCCATGCTGCCCAATTCGCAAGAGGCCCGGGATGTGGCCTACCAGCTCCATCCCTACACCAATGCGCGCACCCATCAGCAGGCCGGTCCCCTGGTGATCGAGCGCGGCGAGGGCCCCTACGTGTTCGATGCGGCGGGCAAGCGCTATTTCGAGGCGATGGCGGGCCTCTGGAGCGTCGGGCTCGGCTTCAACGAGAAGCGGCTGGTCGAGGCCGCGCACAAGCAGATGCAGGCGCTGCCGTTCTACCACACCTTCTCCGCCAAATCGCACGGGCCCTCGATCGATCTCGCCGAGAAGCTGGTCGCGCTCGCGCCTGTGCCGATGAGCAAGGTGTTCTTCACCAATTCCGGCTCGGAAGCCAATGACACCGTCCTCAAGCTGATCGCCTATCGCTCCAATGCGCTCGGCCAGCCGCAGCGCAAGAAGATCATCAGCCGGATGCGCGCCTATCACGGCGTCACCATTGCCTCGGCCAGCCTCACGGGCCTGCCGAACAACCACCGCTCGTTCGACCTGCCGCTGCCGAACATCCTGCACACCGGCTCGCCGCACTTCTACAAGGACGGCGCGCCCGGCGAGAGCGAGGAGGCGTTCGCGACGCGCCGGGCCGAGGAGCTCGACGCGCTGATCCAGAAGGAAGGGCCGGACACGATCGCGGCCTTCTTCGGCGAACCGGTGATGGGCGCGGGCGGCGTCATCGTGCCGCCGGCGACCTATTGGGACAAGATCCAGGCCGTCCTGAAGAAGTACGACATCCTGCTGGTCGCGGATGAAGTGATCTGCGGCTTCGGCCGCACCGGCAAGATGTTCGGCTGCGAGACCTACGGCATCAAGCCGGATGCAATCGTGGTCTCCAAGCAGATCACTTCGAGCTACTTCCCGCTCTCGGCGATCATCATGAACGACCGCATGTTCGAGCCGATCGCGGACGAGAGCAACAAGATCGGCGTGCTCGGCCACGGCTTCACCGCGGGCGGCCATCCGGTCGGCTCGGCGATCGCGCTTGAAAATCTCAAGATCATCGAGGAGCGCGGCCTGGTCGCGCATGCCGCCGAGCTCGGCGGCTACATGCAGGGCCGCTTACGCGAGCTCGTCAGCCATCCGCTGGTCGGCGAGGTCCGCGGCGTCGGCATGATCGCGGCGCTCGAGCTCGTGCTGGACAAGGGCCGCAAGACGGCAGCGGCGACGCCCGGCGCGGTCGGCGGCATTGCCAGCCGCATGCTCCAGGAGCGCGGCGTGATCTCCCGCAACATGCTGGACGCCATCGCGATCTGCCCGCCGCTGATCACCACGAAGGGCCAGATCGACGAGCTGGTCGGGGCGATCTCCGGCGTGCTGGACGATATGAAGGGCGAAGTGGCGAAGCTGACGCCGGCGTAG
- the rnd gene encoding ribonuclease D: MDLITTTADLAAACSRLAKHPVITVDTEFLRETTYYPLLCVVQMASAEEAVVIDTLAEGIDLKPFFELMANESVLKVFHAARQDIEIIWHQANIIPHPVFDTQVAAMVLGYGDSIAYDQLVEKVTGHRPDKTHRFTDWSRRPLSKEQMHYAVSDVTHLRDVFAALDADLKKRRRSEWVSIEMEVLTSPRTYDFHPERAWERLKTRVRKPKDLAVLMEVAAWREQEAQSRDVPRGRVLRDEAISDIATHAPNTLEKLAHLRSVPKGFEKSKWGADIVAAVERGLARDFSMLPKLEKPRNNNNGAAIVELLKVLLRMTAERHAVASKVIATVDDLEEIAASDEADVPALRGWRRELFGEAALRLKRGELALAIEKGRVVGVQRA; the protein is encoded by the coding sequence ATGGATTTAATTACCACCACCGCTGACCTCGCGGCTGCCTGCAGCCGCCTCGCCAAGCACCCCGTTATAACCGTCGATACCGAGTTCCTGCGCGAGACCACCTATTACCCGCTGCTGTGCGTGGTGCAGATGGCCAGCGCCGAGGAGGCCGTGGTCATCGACACCCTGGCCGAGGGCATCGACCTCAAGCCGTTCTTCGAGCTGATGGCCAATGAGAGCGTGCTGAAGGTGTTCCACGCCGCCCGCCAGGACATCGAGATCATCTGGCATCAGGCCAATATCATCCCGCACCCGGTGTTCGACACCCAGGTCGCCGCCATGGTGCTCGGCTACGGCGACAGCATTGCCTACGACCAGCTGGTCGAGAAGGTCACCGGCCACCGGCCGGACAAGACCCACCGCTTCACCGACTGGTCGCGCCGGCCGCTCAGCAAGGAGCAGATGCATTACGCGGTGTCCGACGTCACGCATTTGCGCGACGTCTTCGCTGCGCTCGACGCCGACCTGAAGAAGCGCCGCCGCAGCGAATGGGTCTCGATCGAGATGGAGGTTCTGACCTCGCCCCGCACCTACGACTTCCACCCCGAGCGCGCCTGGGAGCGGCTGAAGACGCGCGTGCGCAAGCCGAAGGACCTCGCCGTCCTGATGGAGGTCGCGGCATGGCGCGAGCAGGAGGCGCAGAGCCGCGACGTGCCGCGCGGGCGCGTGCTGCGGGATGAAGCCATCAGCGACATCGCCACCCACGCGCCGAACACGCTGGAGAAGCTCGCCCATCTGCGCTCGGTGCCGAAGGGTTTTGAGAAATCCAAATGGGGCGCGGACATCGTCGCCGCGGTCGAGCGTGGCCTGGCGCGGGATTTCTCGATGCTGCCGAAGCTGGAGAAGCCGCGCAACAACAATAACGGCGCGGCGATCGTCGAGCTCTTGAAGGTGCTGCTGCGCATGACCGCGGAGCGCCATGCGGTCGCCAGCAAGGTGATCGCCACCGTCGACGATCTCGAGGAGATCGCAGCCAGCGACGAGGCCGACGTCCCCGCCTTGCGCGGCTGGCGCCGCGAGCTGTTCGGCGAGGCCGCCTTGAGGCTCAAGCGCGGCGAGCTGGCGCTGGCGATCGAGAAGGGTCGCGTGGTCGGGGTTCAGCGGGCGTAG
- a CDS encoding LysR family transcriptional regulator has protein sequence MDRLTSMAVFVRAVDLGSFAAAADALEMSGPMVGKHVRFLEERLGTRLLNRTTRRQSPTDAGQAYYERCRAVLSEAEAADAVVADELSEPRGRLRVTMPALLGRHCIAPLLMKLARKYPHLELDLAFGDPIADLVEAGYDLAIRTGDLDDQSGLIARRIGGQRMVVCGARSYLRANGRPKSIDDLAAHQAIIYRRSGRVRPWLFPQEGQPPREIMPSGRLRLDDMEAIADAAAQGMGLAWLPFWLVRERLNTGALVGLFAGQSEFLYDCHALWPRSPRLAPKVRVAVDRLAAALPKLMA, from the coding sequence ATGGACCGCCTGACCAGCATGGCCGTGTTCGTCAGAGCCGTCGACCTCGGCTCGTTCGCCGCTGCGGCCGACGCCCTGGAGATGTCTGGGCCGATGGTCGGCAAGCATGTGCGATTCCTCGAAGAGCGCTTGGGCACCCGCCTCCTCAACCGCACCACGCGGCGGCAGAGCCCGACCGATGCCGGCCAGGCCTATTACGAGCGCTGCCGTGCCGTGCTGAGCGAGGCCGAAGCCGCCGACGCGGTCGTTGCCGACGAACTGTCCGAGCCGCGCGGCAGGCTACGCGTGACCATGCCGGCCCTGCTGGGACGGCACTGCATCGCGCCGCTCTTGATGAAGCTCGCGCGGAAATATCCGCATCTCGAGCTCGACCTCGCCTTCGGCGATCCGATCGCCGACCTCGTCGAAGCCGGCTACGATCTTGCAATACGCACCGGCGATCTCGACGACCAGTCCGGGCTGATCGCGCGACGCATCGGGGGCCAGCGCATGGTGGTGTGCGGCGCGCGCTCGTATTTGCGTGCCAACGGCAGGCCGAAATCGATCGACGACCTCGCCGCGCACCAGGCGATCATCTACCGCCGCTCCGGACGCGTGCGGCCGTGGCTGTTTCCACAAGAGGGCCAACCTCCACGCGAGATCATGCCGTCAGGCCGGCTGAGGCTGGACGATATGGAAGCGATCGCCGATGCCGCCGCGCAGGGCATGGGGCTCGCCTGGCTGCCTTTTTGGCTGGTCCGCGAACGCCTCAACACCGGCGCGCTGGTCGGCCTGTTCGCGGGCCAGAGCGAATTCCTCTACGACTGCCACGCGCTGTGGCCCCGTTCGCCCCGACTGGCCCCAAAAGTCCGTGTCGCCGTGGACAGGCTCGCTGCGGCCTTGCCGAAGCTCATGGCGTGA
- a CDS encoding zinc-dependent alcohol dehydrogenase family protein yields MARVVRFRHHGGPEVLRIETVDVPPPARGEVQIRVKALGLNRAEALLRRGTYIESAVFPSGLGLEAAGIVEAIGDDVIGFVPGDIVSIVPPLSMVRWPAYAELATFPAELIVKHPPELGFETAAAMWMQYLTAYGALVDIAGLLRGDVVAVTAASSSVGLAAIQIANRIGAIPVALTRTSAKRVALRDAGAAHVIVSDEEDVGARLAAIAGSNGVRVVFDAVGGPAFEPLTAAMAPGGILIEYGGLSPEPTPFPLFHVLTKSLVLRGYLVHEVIRDPVRLARAKAFILDGLSDGSLNPIIAGTFRFEDIVEAHRFLESNAQFGKIVVTI; encoded by the coding sequence ATGGCTCGCGTCGTTCGCTTTCGTCATCATGGCGGCCCTGAGGTGCTGCGCATTGAGACCGTCGACGTTCCGCCGCCGGCAAGGGGTGAAGTTCAGATCCGGGTCAAGGCACTCGGCCTCAACCGTGCGGAAGCGCTGTTGCGGAGAGGGACCTATATCGAGAGCGCGGTGTTCCCATCGGGGCTCGGACTGGAGGCGGCGGGCATCGTCGAGGCCATCGGGGACGACGTGATCGGCTTCGTGCCGGGCGACATCGTCAGCATCGTGCCGCCGCTGTCGATGGTGCGATGGCCGGCCTATGCCGAGCTCGCGACATTCCCGGCCGAGCTCATCGTGAAGCATCCGCCCGAGCTCGGCTTCGAGACGGCTGCCGCGATGTGGATGCAGTATCTGACGGCCTACGGCGCGCTGGTCGACATCGCCGGACTCTTGCGAGGGGACGTCGTCGCCGTCACGGCGGCATCGAGCAGTGTCGGGCTCGCGGCCATCCAGATCGCAAACCGGATCGGCGCTATCCCGGTCGCGCTGACGCGGACCTCGGCCAAGCGGGTTGCTTTGCGCGATGCCGGCGCCGCTCACGTGATCGTCTCGGACGAGGAGGACGTCGGAGCGCGGCTCGCGGCGATCGCCGGATCAAACGGCGTCCGCGTTGTCTTTGACGCGGTCGGCGGTCCCGCCTTCGAGCCGCTGACCGCGGCGATGGCGCCGGGCGGCATCTTGATCGAGTACGGCGGGCTGAGCCCCGAGCCCACGCCATTTCCGCTCTTCCACGTGTTGACCAAGAGCCTGGTGTTGCGCGGCTATCTCGTCCACGAGGTCATCCGAGACCCCGTGCGCCTTGCGCGGGCAAAGGCGTTCATCCTCGACGGGCTGTCCGACGGCTCGCTGAACCCGATCATCGCCGGGACGTTCCGCTTCGAGGACATCGTCGAGGCGCATCGCTTCCTGGAGTCGAACGCCCAGTTCGGGAAGATCGTGGTGACGATCTGA